A stretch of DNA from Odontesthes bonariensis isolate fOdoBon6 chromosome 2, fOdoBon6.hap1, whole genome shotgun sequence:
AGCACCCTCATTAAATATTAAAGAAAGAAGTACATTGGAATAGGATTTAAGTCTAAATTAGGTGACATATGAGGAGCAGGGTCTTGAGTAAACTTGATATTGTGTCTGAcatatttgtttacatgccgtGTCTAGGTGTGTCATCGTGGCCTGTGAGGGCCACACAGGGGTCATACCCGAGCGTGACCTCATTTCCCTCTGTGGGAATCATTCTCCTCCGATATGACTTTGTGTGGTGTCAGCGTATGTTTTTGTGGAACATTTGAGGGGTTAATGTTACAGCTGCATGTGGTGGGGGGCACCGAGTTCAGCTGATGCCCCCCATCAGACCCGCCCCTCCGGGGCATAGATGGGAGAATAACAGCAGCTATTGTAAACAAAGGCGGCACTTCTGGTGCTGGTGATGGCCAGCTTTCTCTGTTCTTTTGTAGCGACACGCTTGCTTTTGTAACTAGCTCTTGTGTTCTGCTGTGGAATCATGTGTATGTCTCCGTTTAGGCCGTTTGTGTTCAGATTAGAAATgttagaagagaaaaaagcactTTTTGTGAAATGGATGACTGTGGTTcccctttctttttctgtcttttttttacgAGTCATCAGCCCACTGTCCTGTGAGTACTAAGTGTTCTTTTCCTCTTTCAGATGGGCCCTGTGGTATTTCAAAAACGACAAGAGCAAAAGCTGGACGGAGAACTTGCGTCTCATTTCCAAGTTTGACACGGTGGAAGACTTTTGGGCGTAAGTTTTCTCAACTTAATCTCCATGGAAGTATTATTCTGTCTCTGAGATTCTGAGCAAACTGTTTTCTGGGAAAGGGATTTAGGAGTCTACATACGGTTCATCATAGAATGGCAGAATGATTGTTCAATAAAACGAAAAGATTTTGAAGcacatgttttatttgttgAGTTTTCAGTCTAAAGATTTTACATAGAAGCCTTTAATGTCTGTAAACAAGTTGAAGCGTCTCTGATTATAACCAACATCTGCTGGAAGCTTGTCTGAGCTCACGAAAAATCCAGATGAGCCTACTGCAGATCTGAGAGAGGATTGTGAATTTACACATCTGCCCTGATCAGAAGTGTATGGAGAGGTGTAAGGGTGAGGTCAATCCCCAAGAAGACTGCTGCAACATTTAATCACGGCTGTAGCATCATGTTCGAGGCGTGTTCTGCTGCCGGTGGTAGATTGCACAAAGTGGATTAAATAATGAAGTCCTCCCACAGAGTTCTTCAGAGTAACCGCATTCTGTCAGCTTGGCAGATGAAGCTTAAACCCTTTTTTACACAGACTCTTGCTTTCCTTCAATCTAGTGGCAGCTGACCGTATCAGTCATCCGGGAATTACCCACGTTTCTTTTCAATCACATTTTGAGATGGAAATCTAAGTTTGTTGGACCTGATAACGTATACAAAACACTTTTTAACACGGCACATCACAGCATAATTCGACATATAGTTTGCTGTCTCTCAGGTCACAAATTTAAACAAATAAGGCCCCTGTTCAGACTTTCCTACAACATGCTTTAACCACCAGTTATCAGCTACACGATGCTCGGTGTATTCCTTGTTAATGATTCCTACAGCAAAACAATAACTGTAACTCAGAGAGGACTTTATGTATTGATCGATCTGGATCTTGATCATGATGTAAAGTTTGTGATTGCTGTCACTTTTAAAGGTATAATAATAATGACCACAACGTAAACCAAGCATAGTTCAACTTTAGAACTTTAGAGTTTAAGTGACACCATGTAAGCACATGTGAATGAGTGTCTGTGTTGACTGGATGTAAACCTCCAACCCGAACTATACGCACGTGAAAAGCTCAAGTTGTTGAGTGAGATGGGATCAAAAGCATTCACTTCATCAGTGTCATATAAATGTGGTTTTCTTGTGTAAAGCCATACACTAAATATTTCCACGTTTTGGAATTCACTCTTCtgtgtttttctccttttttttttttttttttacagattatACAACCACATACAGCAACCAAGCAAACTCGGCTTTGGCTGCGATTATTGCTTATTTAAGGTAAGCCCCTCCCCtctccttcctcttcttcttcttcttcttcttcttctgcagcagcagcttatTCTTTGTCTTCTTCTACTATGCGAGAGGACAGTTTGGGGTTACACGTGTAACAAGCCTAAGGAACAGACTCTTATCAGCTTGAGGGGTGGATGGAGTCTCAGAAAACTGTGGTGTCTTTAGTCAGTTTTTGTTTCAATTTAATAAGAATAATTATAGAAGCAGAGTTAAAGCTCACAGTGAAACTATGTAgttgcaggtttttgtttttttaattaagtactaaattatttttatattgTGTCCAAGGATGGGATTAAGCCAATGTGGGAAGACGACAGGAACAAGCTGGGGGGTCGATGGCTGATGACTCTCAATAAACAACAGAGACACAATGACCTTGATCGCTACTGGATGGAAACGGTAACAGTGCTGTTTTTACTTTGCCTGTACAGAATGAATCGGCATTCAGACGCTTTCTCTGCAGGCTTTGATTTTTGAGGGGATGAGAGACCATAAGTAAAACGATGTCACGTTGAATTTTTCAGCTCTTGTGTTTAGTCGGAGAATCGTTTGATGAGGCGAGTGAAGATGTGTGCGGAGCCGTGGTCAACGTCAGACCTAAAGGTGACAAAATAGCCATCTGGACGAGCAACTGCCAAAACAGGGATGCCATCATGACGATAGGGTGAGTTGTAATGTCACATACTCCTGGATATGTTGGGATGAGCTGTGGCCGACCACAAGATGGTGACTGTAAGCACAAGTCTTCGCCTGCATTCAGCTTCCACTCATCTTTCCTCAGGCAAAATTACAAAGAGCGTCtgagcctccacatgaaggccATGATCGGCTACCAGTCACACGATGACACGTCCAGTAAGAGCGGATCCACCACCAAGAACATGTACTCCGTTTGAAAGGCTCCACCCCCTCAGTTCAACTCGCTGTAGATTCAAACAATTACCAATCTGCATCAACACATTAACTTTTGAGTTGTCAACTACTGTAGTGTcctttccttttattgcaaagaGAATTGTTTATAGCGTGTACAGTTGGAGCTTCCTCCAACGCAAGAAGTCAGTGGAGCAATAGTTATAAGAAAAGAGGTGAAGAGTATCTGGCTTGAGACGTCTTACATGAGCAAGAGAACTGATATGAGTTAAAGTTCTGTGAGTAATATAAGTGACCTCCCCCTAGCTTAGCTGAGAACAAGCTTTAGTTCGTTACCTAATGGCTTTGAGTTAAAAAATGAAAGTAAAACTTTTAACTGCAAAGGCCTCGTTTGTCTCATGCCGAGTTCACACTCCTTCCAAAAGAGTGTCTCACCTCACAGTATCCCCGCACAGAACAAGTTTTAAGGGCAATTTTAACCTGATTTATTCTTAAGTGTTAATAATGAGGCAGGCATTCAGATGCACCAGGCTGAAAACTCTCCAGTATCTTAAAggttttctttaagttgtgctCACACTCCAGTGTGTAGGGTTTGGATTTCAGGCCACTTATTGTTTCAGCCATGCTGGAATTATGGGATACTgcttttaatactttttttttctttcctcttccctttacatttatttataatgTATGCATTGCAGTTACTTAGTtaaaacacaaccatgacacttgtgtgtttcttttttttaaattgtttttcttttcttttttgttaatGTGGACTACTGCGTatagatgacattttttttacagtgtaccAAACAGTAAAGACGCTGACAGAATTAGGTGtgcttttgactttttttttttttcttctaacagAAACTGTAGATAATGTTGCACTCCATCTTGGTTGATGCGAAAGAAGGATGATATTCATTGTGAAATGATTTTGCTCATAATGTATCTTTATCTGTAATTCCAGGATGTATATTACCTTCTTTCAAGTAAAGGTTATGTGCTTTGCATTAAAACCAGAGCCTTGTAGTTGCTTTTGTGAAAACTTTGGTTTCACAGGGAAGCGTGGCGCTGAATAATGTGAAACACGACTTAAACCTGCTACAACCGATTGTCTTTGTGCTTTGGGGGCAGTTGACATATGGGAACATTCCAGTGATGCATTTTAACTTGGTACTGCCAGCAAACATCAGCTCGTTTACACATCCAGCAGATGTAGAGCAACAAAAATTTGGTGTAAGGTTTTTCTGCTCCCTTGTAAATGTACTGTAAGTACCTACaattactctgttttagctctACTTTGTCTACCAACTCCCGGGAAATGTGGATGTGGTAATTCATCTGCTAGATACTGCTGTGGTCTGATCTTGATTCGGGTCACAATTACAAAAGCAATCTGACTAAACTGATGA
This window harbors:
- the eif4e1c gene encoding eukaryotic translation initiation factor 4E family member 1c codes for the protein MATSEPKTAETEDQPTDGEVVANPEQYIKHPLQNKWALWYFKNDKSKSWTENLRLISKFDTVEDFWALYNHIQQPSKLGFGCDYCLFKDGIKPMWEDDRNKLGGRWLMTLNKQQRHNDLDRYWMETLLCLVGESFDEASEDVCGAVVNVRPKGDKIAIWTSNCQNRDAIMTIGQNYKERLSLHMKAMIGYQSHDDTSSKSGSTTKNMYSV